One Streptomyces sp. NBC_00102 DNA segment encodes these proteins:
- a CDS encoding DUF3492 domain-containing protein, whose amino-acid sequence MRIGLLTDGGYPYADGESRLWCDRLVRGLPQHEFDLYALSRSARQEKLGWVSLPPQVGRVRTAPLWNAPPAPRHTTDGGVPRDEPGGCLTRLVTGSGGAYGRRERRRFTAHLTALATAVSAAGAGAPVPAARTPRAPAAAGPAGAPAGADPARLFGEGLYGLAELAREHGGLPTALRSETALRVLESACLARGTGRTVQRATVTDHLAFAGELARLLMPLSLDWYTTDSLGGVDLCHAASGGTAALPGLLAKRFFGVPLLVTEHALPLRTHYLSATDTPFGAPVRALLANLHALLAAEVYRQASVVTPGNTHVRRWQRRCGADTAKLRTVYPGMDAGRFAQVGEDDSAGPDTLVWVGRVEPAKDLVALLHAFAEVHRAEPGARLRIFGAPVESPEGEAYLAHCRALAELLFPGTTSDSARRDADEPGTVESPVSFEEIGGAGADELAGAYAAGGIVVLSSVVEGFPISLVEAMFCGRATVSTDVGAVTEVIGGTGLVVPPRDTPALADACLALLRDPERRARLGEAARARALELFTVEQNLAAFRALYRELTAGHPTRPRGTDPVTAVVTAPAAARRETGGARAGGGPGTPAPRPFAVPPEEYVRPGHPRTAPAERRPAGAASGRTPAWAVTPAPAPAPEKVGAAATAGAGDGDA is encoded by the coding sequence GTGCGTATCGGCCTGCTCACCGACGGTGGTTATCCGTATGCGGACGGTGAGTCCAGACTGTGGTGCGACCGCTTGGTACGCGGTCTTCCCCAGCACGAGTTCGACCTCTACGCGCTGAGCCGCTCCGCCCGTCAGGAGAAGCTCGGCTGGGTGAGCCTGCCGCCCCAGGTCGGCCGGGTACGCACCGCGCCGCTCTGGAACGCACCGCCCGCCCCGCGCCACACCACCGACGGCGGAGTTCCTAGGGACGAGCCGGGCGGCTGCCTCACCCGCCTCGTGACGGGCAGCGGGGGCGCCTACGGCCGCCGCGAGCGCCGGCGCTTCACGGCGCATCTGACGGCGCTCGCCACGGCGGTCAGCGCCGCGGGTGCCGGGGCGCCGGTGCCCGCCGCCCGTACCCCGCGCGCGCCGGCGGCCGCCGGTCCGGCGGGCGCCCCGGCCGGCGCCGATCCGGCCCGGCTCTTCGGCGAAGGGCTCTACGGACTCGCCGAACTCGCCCGGGAACACGGCGGACTGCCCACCGCGCTCCGCTCCGAGACGGCCCTGCGCGTACTGGAGTCCGCCTGCCTCGCCCGGGGCACCGGCCGCACCGTCCAGCGCGCCACCGTCACCGACCACCTGGCGTTCGCCGGCGAACTCGCCCGTCTGCTGATGCCGCTCTCGCTCGACTGGTACACCACCGACTCCCTCGGCGGGGTGGACCTCTGCCACGCGGCCTCCGGCGGCACCGCCGCCCTCCCCGGGCTGCTGGCCAAACGCTTCTTCGGTGTCCCCCTTCTGGTCACCGAGCACGCCCTGCCGCTGCGCACGCACTACCTCTCCGCCACGGACACGCCGTTCGGCGCCCCGGTACGCGCCCTGCTCGCCAACCTCCACGCGCTCCTGGCCGCCGAGGTCTACCGCCAGGCCTCCGTCGTCACCCCCGGCAACACCCACGTACGCCGCTGGCAGCGACGCTGCGGCGCGGACACCGCGAAGCTGCGCACGGTCTACCCGGGCATGGACGCGGGGCGCTTCGCCCAGGTGGGCGAGGACGACAGCGCGGGCCCGGACACCCTGGTGTGGGTGGGCCGGGTCGAGCCCGCCAAGGACCTGGTCGCCCTGCTGCACGCCTTCGCCGAGGTGCACCGGGCCGAACCCGGGGCACGGCTGCGGATCTTCGGCGCCCCCGTCGAGAGTCCCGAGGGCGAGGCGTACCTCGCGCACTGCCGGGCCCTGGCCGAACTGCTCTTTCCCGGGACCACCTCCGACTCCGCGCGCCGTGACGCGGACGAGCCCGGAACGGTGGAGAGCCCGGTCTCCTTCGAGGAGATCGGCGGGGCGGGCGCGGACGAGCTCGCCGGGGCGTACGCGGCCGGCGGGATCGTGGTCCTCTCCAGCGTCGTCGAAGGCTTCCCGATCAGCCTGGTGGAAGCGATGTTCTGCGGCCGGGCCACCGTCTCGACGGACGTGGGCGCGGTGACCGAGGTCATCGGCGGCACCGGGCTGGTGGTCCCGCCGCGCGACACCCCGGCGCTCGCCGACGCCTGCCTCGCGCTGCTGCGCGACCCGGAGCGCCGTGCGCGCCTGGGCGAGGCGGCACGGGCGCGCGCCCTCGAACTCTTCACCGTGGAGCAGAACCTCGCCGCCTTCCGCGCGCTCTACCGGGAGCTGACCGCGGGCCATCCGACGCGCCCGAGGGGCACCGACCCGGTCACCGCTGTGGTCACCGCCCCGGCCGCCGCCCGGCGGGAGACCGGGGGAGCACGGGCCGGGGGAGGACCGGGCACCCCGGCGCCCCGCCCCTTCGCCGTCCCGCCCGAGGAGTACGTACGCCCCGGCCACCCCCGTACGGCCCCGGCGGAGCGGCGTCCCGCCGGGGCGGCCTCCGGGCGGACCCCGGCCTGGGCCGTCACGCCCGCCCCCGCACCCGCCCCCGAGAAGGTCGGCGCCGCCGCGACGGCCGGAGCGGGGGACGGCGATGCGTGA
- a CDS encoding ABC transporter ATP-binding protein, with protein sequence MSLVEVSGLTIDFGPVRAVDGLSFTLEKGAALGVVGESGSGKSASAYALLGLHRGTGAVVGGSVTVAGVDVRAADETGLRALRGAKAAMVFQDPLSSLDPYYAVGDQIAEVYRVHHRVSRRAARARAVEVLGRVGIPDPVRRSRSRPHEFSGGMRQRVLIAMALVCEPDLLVADEPTTALDVTVQAQVLDLLHELRRETGMGLVLVTHDVGVAAESVDDVLVMKDGREVEHGTVAEVLGAPRHAYTRALLSAVPRVDAPRERRGPATESAGSGAALSGGAGSGAAAEGEPLLEAVGLRCEFGRGRDRVTAVDDVSLTLRAGETLGIVGESGSGKTTLGRMLVRLLDPTGGRLRYGGTEIGGMPPKELRPHRRELQMIFQDPVASLNPRRSVGESVADPLRAAGERDETRVRRRVGELLDRVGLDAARYDSYPHEFSGGQCQRVGIARALAAEPRIIVCDEPVSALDVTTQAQVVALLAELQSELGIGLVFIAHDLAVVRQVSDRVAVMRHGRIVEQGAVDEVYGSPRDPYTRQLLAAVPALDPGAAAARRAMRGELAAV encoded by the coding sequence ATGAGCTTGGTCGAGGTATCCGGTCTGACCATCGACTTCGGCCCGGTGCGCGCCGTCGACGGCCTCTCCTTCACCCTGGAGAAGGGCGCCGCCCTCGGAGTCGTCGGGGAGTCCGGCTCCGGCAAGAGCGCCTCCGCCTACGCCCTGCTCGGACTGCACCGGGGGACCGGCGCGGTCGTCGGCGGCTCGGTCACCGTGGCCGGGGTGGACGTGCGGGCCGCGGACGAGACCGGACTGCGGGCGCTGCGCGGTGCGAAGGCCGCCATGGTGTTCCAGGACCCGCTCTCCTCGCTCGACCCGTACTACGCGGTCGGCGACCAGATCGCCGAGGTGTACCGGGTGCACCACCGGGTCTCCCGGCGGGCCGCCCGCGCCCGCGCGGTGGAGGTCCTCGGCCGGGTCGGCATCCCGGACCCGGTACGCCGCTCGCGCTCCCGGCCGCACGAGTTCTCCGGCGGCATGCGGCAGCGGGTGCTCATCGCGATGGCGCTGGTCTGCGAACCGGATCTGCTCGTCGCCGACGAACCCACCACCGCGCTGGACGTCACGGTGCAGGCGCAGGTCCTCGACCTGCTGCACGAGCTGCGCCGCGAGACGGGCATGGGGCTGGTGCTCGTCACCCACGACGTAGGGGTCGCCGCGGAGAGCGTGGACGACGTGCTGGTGATGAAGGACGGCCGGGAGGTCGAACACGGCACGGTCGCCGAGGTGCTGGGCGCCCCCCGGCACGCGTACACCCGCGCCCTGCTCTCCGCCGTACCCCGCGTCGACGCGCCGCGCGAACGACGCGGCCCCGCGACGGAGTCCGCCGGCTCCGGGGCCGCTTTGTCCGGGGGCGCCGGCTCCGGGGCCGCCGCCGAGGGCGAGCCGCTGCTCGAAGCGGTGGGTCTGCGGTGCGAGTTCGGCCGCGGGCGCGACCGGGTCACCGCCGTCGACGACGTCTCGCTCACCCTCCGGGCCGGTGAGACGCTCGGCATCGTCGGCGAGAGCGGGAGCGGCAAGACCACCCTCGGCCGCATGCTGGTGCGGCTCCTCGACCCGACAGGCGGCCGACTCCGTTACGGGGGTACGGAGATCGGCGGGATGCCGCCCAAAGAACTGCGCCCGCACCGGCGCGAACTCCAGATGATCTTCCAGGACCCGGTCGCCTCCCTCAATCCGAGGCGGTCCGTGGGCGAGTCCGTCGCCGACCCGCTGCGTGCGGCCGGTGAACGCGACGAAACCCGCGTCCGGCGCCGGGTGGGCGAACTCCTGGACCGGGTGGGGCTGGACGCGGCCCGGTACGACAGCTACCCGCACGAGTTCAGCGGCGGGCAGTGCCAACGCGTCGGCATCGCCCGCGCGCTGGCGGCCGAGCCCCGGATCATCGTCTGCGACGAGCCCGTCTCCGCGCTCGACGTCACCACCCAGGCGCAGGTCGTCGCGCTCCTCGCGGAGCTCCAGAGCGAACTCGGCATCGGGCTCGTCTTCATCGCCCACGACCTCGCCGTGGTCCGGCAGGTCAGCGACCGGGTGGCCGTGATGCGCCACGGCCGGATCGTCGAACAGGGTGCCGTCGACGAGGTGTACGGCTCCCCTCGGGACCCGTACACCCGGCAACTCCTGGCGGCCGTGCCCGCCCTCGATCCGGGGGCGGCGGCTGCCCGGCGGGCGATGCGCGGGGAGCTCGCGGCGGTCTGA
- a CDS encoding ABC transporter permease encodes MTRFLLRRLGGALLVLFALSVLVYAVFYVAPGDVAQIACGPRCSPAQVAQVTAQLRLDDPVYVQYAHFVQSLFTGHDYSTGTGTEHCPAPCLGRSYRDDQQVMQLIVTKLPATASLALGAFALWVLVGVGTGLLSVWRRGRATERILTGVTLAGMSTPVFVLGLMMIIVFCSTLRILPFPVYVPLTDDPEQWFWNLLLPWVSLALVSAAPYARMTRAAMLETLAEDHVRTFRAYGVSERRIVVRHALRGALAPLIALGAVDIGAMFGGAVLTESLFNIPGVGRELVDAVQTVDLPVVVGLVLVTGFFVVLANVVADILHAAADRRVVLS; translated from the coding sequence GTGACCCGCTTCCTGCTGCGGCGCCTCGGCGGAGCCCTCCTGGTGCTCTTCGCCCTCAGCGTCCTCGTGTACGCCGTCTTCTACGTCGCCCCGGGCGATGTCGCACAGATCGCCTGCGGACCGCGCTGCTCGCCCGCGCAGGTCGCCCAGGTGACCGCGCAACTCCGGCTCGACGACCCGGTGTACGTGCAGTACGCCCACTTCGTCCAGTCCCTCTTCACGGGCCACGACTACTCGACCGGCACCGGCACCGAGCACTGCCCGGCGCCCTGCCTCGGCCGTTCCTACCGGGACGACCAGCAGGTCATGCAGCTGATCGTCACCAAGCTCCCCGCCACCGCCTCGCTCGCGCTGGGCGCCTTCGCGCTCTGGGTCCTCGTCGGCGTCGGCACCGGACTCCTCTCGGTCTGGCGGCGCGGCCGGGCGACCGAGCGCATCCTCACCGGAGTGACGCTCGCGGGCATGTCGACGCCCGTCTTCGTGCTCGGCCTGATGATGATCATCGTCTTCTGCTCGACGCTGCGGATCCTCCCGTTCCCCGTCTACGTCCCGCTGACCGACGACCCCGAGCAGTGGTTCTGGAACCTGCTGCTGCCCTGGGTCTCGCTGGCGCTCGTCTCCGCCGCCCCGTACGCCCGGATGACCCGTGCGGCGATGCTGGAGACCCTCGCCGAGGACCATGTCCGCACCTTCCGCGCCTACGGGGTGAGCGAGCGGCGGATCGTCGTCCGGCACGCGCTGCGCGGCGCGCTCGCGCCCCTGATCGCGCTCGGCGCGGTCGACATCGGCGCCATGTTCGGCGGCGCGGTGCTCACCGAGTCGCTCTTCAACATCCCCGGCGTCGGCCGGGAACTCGTCGACGCCGTACAGACCGTCGATCTCCCCGTCGTCGTCGGACTGGTGCTCGTCACCGGATTCTTCGTCGTCCTCGCCAACGTCGTCGCGGACATCCTGCACGCGGCGGCCGACCGTCGGGTGGTGCTGTCATGA